TTGAGCTTGAACCGCTGACCTCCAAGGAAGCAGAACTCCTTATCGCAAAGCGGATACTTGCAGCACGAAGTGTCGGCGATAATCTTGATCCAATCTTTCCATTCACAAAGGCTTCCGTAGGTCGTATCTACGATGATGTGGGAGGAAATCCAGGAGAGCTACTCGAGAGGATGAAAGACCTCATCGATTCTGGAGTCAGGAGAAGAGTGATGATGATCGATGAAGAATTCGTTGAGCGTAGATATGAAGAAAGGAAGCGTGCCAGGTCTGGTGGCTGTAAGTAAGGTGTAATCACATTGGCTCTAATTTTTGCAGATTGAGGGAAAAACCGTTACTTTAGAGGGAGATGTTGAGGATAAATATCGGTATGGAAGGGTTTTGAGGCGTATTTTATACATTTGTAAACTTGGAAAAAGCTGAAGAGGTACTATCTAAGCATCTGGTGACTATCCCCTACAAAAAGCCAAAACTTCAAAACTGCCTCTTTCTATGCTTCCTCTGCTTTTCAGGGATCGTGTAGAGATCTTCTGAAGATTTTACGGGTAGGATAGCAGTTTTCAAAACCTGATCTCGTAGGATTCCCTGCAAGAGGGACAGATATATCCGCGGTATATTCGAAGCCGTTTGTGTACTCCTCAAAGATTGAGAGAAGATATATCACTATGCGAAAAGCTTTTAATAGACAGTTGAAAGATACGCTAACACCAAGGGTATGAAAGAGGTGTTCTATTCAATCACCAGAAAATTAGATTGTGCCCTCAAAAGCAATTGCGAGACAGCCTATTCAAAAGAGTTAGGACTTTAATGTAAAAGGAAGTAAAAAATATGAAGAATAAGATCATAGCGGGTTTAATAGCAACAATAGCCGTTGTAGCAGTCGTTGTGGTTTTGGACGTAATATTTGCAGATTCAGATGGTGATGGTTGGAGTGACTTTAAAGAAAAAATACTGGAACATATCCATACAATGTTGATACAGATGCTGATGGGATTTGGGGTCCGCATGATCCAGATCCATCAATTCCATCTTCAACTACATCAACAGAAACACCCGTATCTGCCCCTACACAGGAATCAGAAACAACTTCTGCGATCGTATCCAGGGTAATAGACGGCGATACTGTAAAATTACAAAATGGTGAAATAGTTAGATTGCTCGGAATTAATGCGCCAGAGATGGGGCAACCATACTACGAAGAAGCGACAAATAGGTTAAAGGAATTAATTGAAGGGAGGACCGTACGTTTGGAGAAGGATGTTGAGGATAAGGACCAATATGGGAGACTGCTAAGGCATATTTACATTGATGATACATTTGTAAACTTAGAGATGATTAGAGAAGGATACGCTAGCGTTTATATTACCCCTCCAAACACGAAATATTCATACGAATTTGAAAAAGCTGAAGAAGAAGCTAAAAATGCTGAGAGAGGAATATGGCAACGATCAGAAGATTTATCTAAATGCATAGGCATTCTTTATTTTCATTGGGATGCAGAAGGCAATGACTGCTATAATCTCAATGATGAATATGTCACTTTCAAAAATCCCTGCTCTGAGTCTATTGATATGACGGGTTGGACAGTTAAAGACGAGGCGAATCATATCTATACCTTTCCAGATTTCAGTCTGGCAGGTGGTGCCACAGTTACGTTGTATACAGGTTCAGGAAGGGATACAAAGACAAAGTTATACTGGAATAGCAGCGGTCATACATGCAATGCAATATGGAACAATGCTGGTGATACACTTTATTTAAGGGATGCAGGCGGTAACTTGGTGATAAGCTATCACTATAGTGGGTTTGAATAATTTTACCACAACATCCAATATATTTTTCATATATTTTGTAAAATAACTACAATTTCTACAAACTTCTCTTTTGATTTAAGAAAATCTGGTATATATTCGATGAAACTATATATAACATGGGAAGGCGTGAGATGTTCATGTTTGCGATCATCATACTCCTTGATACTGTGGACTGCATCTCAACCCGCTATGCGATAGGTAACAGTCTCGGGCATGAGGTGAACCCTTTTCTTATAGATATCGTTAATACTAATTCGTTCCTCCTTTTAAAGCCAACCCTGATCACATTTACACTTTTTGCCATCTACAAGACCTCAAATATATTCCATGATGATAATCTGACGTTCTTTGCAGCTACAGAGCTTATCATTCTCTATGCGCTTGTCTGTATCAACAACATCATGGTTCTCTTTCTTGGGGT
This DNA window, taken from Candidatus Syntrophoarchaeum caldarius, encodes the following:
- a CDS encoding membrane protein, translated to MRTPNPISICINIVWICSSIFSLKSLQPSPSESANITSKTTTTATTAIVAIKPAMILFFIFFTSFYIKVLTLLNRLSRNCF
- a CDS encoding endonuclease nuclease-like protein produces the protein MGQPYYEEATNRLKELIEGRTVRLEKDVEDKDQYGRLLRHIYIDDTFVNLEMIREGYASVYITPPNTKYSYEFEKAEEEAKNAERGIWQRSEDLSKCIGILYFHWDAEGNDCYNLNDEYVTFKNPCSESIDMTGWTVKDEANHIYTFPDFSLAGGATVTLYTGSGRDTKTKLYWNSSGHTCNAIWNNAGDTLYLRDAGGNLVISYHYSGFE
- a CDS encoding membrane protein; amino-acid sequence: MFMFAIIILLDTVDCISTRYAIGNSLGHEVNPFLIDIVNTNSFLLLKPTLITFTLFAIYKTSNIFHDDNLTFFAATELIILYALVCINNIMVLFLGVDLSLSFAKLILITLISLALVLLVMKVYHSCFSPSSPSH